The following DNA comes from Nicotiana sylvestris chromosome 10, ASM39365v2, whole genome shotgun sequence.
GTTTTGAGTTGCTCACTTAACAACCTTCTCTTAGATGATAACTTTATTCCTTTTTCTATGCCTAGTAATGGTCCTATTATTAATCACTTGGCGTATGCTGACGATATTGTCATTTTTACAAGTGGCAATGACAAATCCGTTAACCTTATTAAGAAGGTCATTAACAACTATGAAGCCAGCTCTGGCCAACTTGTGAATACTGATAAAAGTTTTTTCCTTACTGCACCTAATTCCTGTGCTGTTAGCCTGTTAGAATTAATAGGATAAGGAATTGTACTGGCTTTATGGACAAAAACTTTCCTTTCACTTATCTAGGTTGTCCTATTTATATTGGAAGGAAGAAGTTAGTATACTTTGATAATATGGTGAATAAAGTTGTTAAAAAATTGAATGGCTGGCATGGTAAGCTACTCTCATATGGGGGTAAAGTGATCTTAATTAAACATCTCTCCCTATATATACTCTTTCTGCTTtattcacccccccccccaaaggcACCTTTAATTTGCTCGAAAAACATTTCTCCAATTTCTTCTGGGGTTTCTCTGGAGACAAAAAGAAATACCAttggaggtcatggaagaacctTTGTTTTCCTCTGGATGAAGGGGGCATTGATGTGAGAAGGATGGAAGATATTGCTAACACTCTTGCAACTAAGAGGTGGTGGAGATTTAGAACCATACCATCTCTCTGGGCTACCTTCATGAGGCATAAATATTGCCCAAGATCTCACCCGACTAGTAAAAAAAAGGCTTTTGGTGACTCACATGTATGGCAAAAAATGATACAAATCAGAGATAAAGTAGAGCCTCACATCATTTGGCAGATTAATTATGGGAATTCTAGTATGTGATGGGACAATTGGACTGGTAAGGGTCCCTTAGCCCCATACATGCTTAGGCATAACAACAACAAAGCTACTGTCAGAGAATTCATCTATGATGGGACCTGGAACACCAACAAGCTCAAGGAATGGCTACCAGATGAGATGGTTCAACATATAATGAATATACATACAGGCAAGCAGGATGCCAAGGATCAAGCTGTGTGGGATCTCACCGAGGATGGTAAGTTTTCCAACAAAACAGCTTTATGCTTATTCAGGAACAAAAAAGGGAAGGATCAGTTCCTCAGCAAGGTATGGCATTCTAGTATCCCTTTCAAATTCTCTTTCTTAACTTGGAGACTTTGGTTATCTAAGCTCCCTCTGGATGATGCTATTCTTAACTTTGGTAAGCAAATTGTTTCGAAATGTAATTGTTGCACTAACCCTAAACAAGAATCTATTCAACATATTTTTCTGGAAAGTGATGCAGCTAGGACATTTGGAAATTTATTGGCTCCCCTCTGGGAATAAAACCAATGGAAATTCCTATAAGAGGTTGGTTGAATCAATGGTGGCAACAGAAACACAACAATGATGTTCACAAGCTTGTTCTACATATCACTCCCATCATTATATGTTGGGAGATTTGGAAAAGCAGGTGCTCTTGTAAATATGGCGATCAAAAAAGATTCAATTTTTTCAAAATGAAACATCAAGTGTGCTGGAACATTCAAGCTGCTATTCACAGAGTCTTTCCTAATTGCAACTTAACATTGCCTTGGGTCAATTTATGTGAGAAGATGATGAAATTACAACCCATTCTGGAGGCCATCATTGTATGATGGGAGAAGCCTAGTTGCAACTCCCTTAAACTCAATACAGATGGAAGTTTTGTAAAAGGAAATGACAATGCTGGCCTCAGTGGAGTCCTGAAAAATGATAAAGGCGACTTCATTATGGCCTTCTCTGCCAGTGCAAAGTGCAATAGTCACAACTGTGCTGAAGCACAAGCTGCCTTCTTTGGGATCAACTGGTGTGAAACTAATGGATACTCCAACTTCACCATTGAACTTGATTCTATGCTGGTATTGAATATGCTCAAGGAGGGGAAAACCAATAACTTCAAATTGAAGAGAGTTATTGAGGATACCTCACACATCATGAACCAAGATTGCTTTAGGGAGGCCAACCAAGTGGCTGACCATCTTGCTAAGTTTGCCTTGTCAAACCATGTCAACAGGATTTTCCTCGATTTTCAACAGCTTCCTAGTGGTGCCAAAGGTCCGTTCATCTTGGACAGATTGCAAATGCCTACCATTAGAACAAAATATGGTAAGACAATTTTTTTTGTTAGTTGAATAGGCTTAGCAGATTTTTTTGTCGAACAGTGAGTAAGTAATAAACTTCTCCTGTTCCCGTTGAAGGACCTTCTGTGTCCTTGTGTTGTAATCTTTGGAGGCATGGCCATCCCCTCCTCCATCTTTTCAAGATAATACAACACCCCCGGTAATGCTGGGAAATTAATGGGAAAAAAACTTGTCTGCTGCAAGCCCGGAACTTACAAGGACTAATTACACTTGGCTTTTGATGTTCATACAAACGAAGAGCTGATTAAATAGATATAATATGTATATAAAAGAAAGGCAAATACTTTAGGAATTCCAGCGAATTAAAAGCTATCTTTCATTAAGAATTAGGAGAGCTTGTAGAAACACAAATCAGGGAACATACTAATACTAATAGATGGTACGGAACCACAAGCAGATCAAGCCAGAAATAAAATTTAAGAGCTTGGTTAAAAGAAACTAGTTTGCCCAACAATAAATTAGGAATGCTAATGAAAAATTACTCTTTCAATCACTTGTAGCAGGCCAAGTAAAGGTTCACAAATTGGCTTTGATGCTGATTGCTGATAATATTTTACTTGTGGTCTCTAGAAAAATGAAGAAACTCTGAAGAGACCAAAGCAAATCAATTGTTGAGATAGATACTCAACCAATTATCTTTTGCAATTTCCGAAACCAACAGTTGTTCAAACAGCAGGGAGAAGAATGGGCTAGGATCAGATTTTCCACATATTGACTTGGATCCTGGAAGCTAGAAAACCAACATCTTTTACATGGGAGTTGATAAGCATTGTCAACCCCACAAGTAGTCTAGCAGAGCATGTAATCATTCATTCCGTTGCAGTGTTTTTCTAGACGCAAGTAACCAATCCTGTGACATGATCAGATGATATGTATGATCTCTAGAATATCTCTGTAGGATTTTTTACGAGGCATTCTATAAATACACAATATATTACAAAGAAAGAAACCAAGTGAATTAAAAAATTGGATATACTTTGTCATTCCCCTTTGGATGAAGAAGGTTGAGGAAACTTACTTGGTTTGAGTGAAATAGCAGATATGAGGGGGCCGTAATTCCCTCTAACTGGGATTCTGGTAGTGCCTTTGCCAGCCCAGTAAAATCGAATCTCCAAGGTATTATCTGTAACACTGGTGTTAAAATGCCTAAGTACGGGCTTTTGAACTCCATCAGCCTCATTCACAATATTGAAGTCTTTCCAAACTAATTTCTCCTGGAGCAGAAAGAAGATTGTGTAAGTATCATTTTGAAAGTCAGGAGAAGCTATTAGATAAGAAGCTTCTTTTTATTTAATTTCACAAGGTATCAGAGACTTTACTATCTTGTTATATATCAAATATCTTCCATTGAAATCCACCTATCCGGATAAGGTTTTTCATTTATTTCATAATTTTACTAGTCTTGTATCTTTCTAGTTACTGGTCCAGCAATGCCATTATTACATGCTTCAGGCCATTTTTGGGGGTAGCACGTGCCACATATCAACAGTTCACATTTGTCTAGAATTTGATATCATTAGTCCATGTTTATTGACCTGTCAGGTCGACAATCTATAATATTCTATCCAGCCAACAAGTCAACATTCAGACAGCACCACATTGCCGTCCAGAGAACATTTCCACTCGCGACTTGTCCAGCTACATGTTTATAGTCAATGCATCTCTTTAACAAGCATTGGCATTTATCTttaatttttccttcttttttttgctatttttcttcgttctttctttttcttgctaTTTACTTAACTTAATTAATGTTTAAAAGGTTCCAAGGGTCAATTTTAAAAGGTCCAACCGTTCCAATGTTTAAAGACACAACCGTTCCGTTATGAAGCTGTAAAGCCGCAGTGGAATTTGTACCAAGATATGTCGAAATCTGTACTCCAATCATCTGAATTGAAGGGTTCAGTACCTCTAAATGCTACAATAATTCTGTCTGGACTGGTAGTTTTATCATGAAATATGAATCCTTGAGTCGATTTTGTTTGGTGATACTCTGCCAAGCACAATTTGTAGAAAAACTCTACTCCTATCTGCATAAAAAGCAAAAATCGAACCATATATTGATTGACTATTACCGTTCCAAAAATCGTAGGCACCCTCCACCATAGCCTTCGATCGATTCAGTGCCTGCTCACCCTCTGCTCCTTCATTTTGAGACTCTGAATCATCTTCAAACAGCTTTTCCCAGAACTCGCGATTCTTATCATTTTTAGCAGTTGCTTCTTGTTTCTGTTGTTCATTAGAACTTACTGAGCCACCAACAGAGCTTGATGTCTGTCCGATCCCATCCTGGACAGAGTTAGCCACACGATCTGGCAACTCTACCATTTGTGGCCTCTTTCTTGTGTCATTGCTGCTAGAATCTTCTCCGACTCTACCAAAATATTGCTAATTTCTGTATCCTTTCTGCATCCTTTCATAGTAGGAAACAAAACTCTCATGTTTTCTTGTCTATCTTTCAACTTCTGAAGTTCTATTTTCAGACTAATGTTATCATTCCCCAACTTCTCCACCTCCTCTTCCAAATTATCCTTCATTGGATCAACACAAGAACTATGCGAACCTTGTTGTGGCTTATTGGTTTTGGATAGTTGAATCCTGCTTTTGATATTCTTCAGCCAGTGCTTTTTCCCAGCTCGAAACCATGGATTTGCATACTCACTTTTGTAAGAACAAACCTTCTTAAAACCCTGAGATTCATTCTTTCTTGTCAAATCAATCCAAATTTTCACTTCAAATAGAAAAAGGAAACAAAGCAACAGCTTTCAAGAAACCGAATCCGGATTCATAAAAGCACCACATGCACActaattacaacaacaacaagaaaagaaaaaaaaaaaccattgagttcccacaagtggggtctgggaaggtaATATGTACtcagccttacccctaccttgtaatTACAAGGTTAAATTAAGACGATGACATTGAGGCCACATAGATTTTGAGCTAACAAAAAAAAATGGGGAGGGTATGGAAGAGAAGCCAAAATTTCAAGaaacaataaaaatgagaaaaataacATAGCAAACATATCAGAAGTGGAAAATGCAGTAAAAAGTCATAGTTGTTGAGCTAGTAACAAAAAATAGGAACACAACACAGAAAACATACTAATAAAGAAGTTAAATTTGCAGAATACTCACATAGTTGTTGAGCTGGTAAATGAAACTGGATAAATTGCTATGTTTGAAGTACTTTGGAAGAACTTCAATAGCAAACTTGTTATTACTCATAAAACTTATGGGATATATGAAGGTATTTCATCTTTACATGTCCTAGCAGATGTCTTGCCGTGTTCTATTTCATTATACATCCAAGAAACAGATCAGATATGGCCAGCAATACGTAATGGTTATTATCAGTTAAACAATACTGCATATTTGGAAATCTTAAGGCCGTATTAATACTTTGGAGATAAGCATCACTATTCACTGCAGGATAGCAGCAACAATAAGCAAGGCGAAACTGAAGTTGAAACTAAAAGCTAAGCAGCAATTGGAAGTACCGGTCCAAGGAACAATCTATTGAACACGTTACACGCCAAGAAACTTCTGAGATGAATTAGCTGCGTAAAATGGCATTCCAAAGCTCACTCATTCACTAGTCCGGAAGGCTACTGAACTTTCTCCGTATTGCAACCATGCTTTACTGTTCCTGCAGTAGTGATCTCAAGTCGTGCCATAACCCTGGATTGAACAATAATGACGGACAGTTCTGGAATGTAAAGGCAAAATATACAAATATAACCTCGGGGAACACTTAATTATATTGATGATAAATCATCTGACTTATCACAATAAAGATATGAATTCTCTGCTACCCTGTGTGGCATTTAACACATTGTAATTTCATCCATTTAGGGGAAAATTGAAAAACAAGTTAGCAGATCAAGGGCATAAGGAATGAGCTATCTACAAGACTGTGCTATTCAAAACAGGAGTTTCTCTATTGTACATTGTTTAGAGGACATTTAATTTACAGTTGATGTTTCAGGGTCAGTACCTGCGCAAAACCTACATGGCGAGAGTCCTAGAGAACTCATCAATGCATTTTGTGACATGAAACCAGTTTCAGGCCATTTATTGGACTGCTGAGAAGTGGCAGGAACAATATATTCCCGATATATTACTATCTTGTCAACTCTAAATTTTCTTGTAATAACCAGAGTGTCACCAACAACAATAATCCCATAACCAAGAAAGAGAGCCCATAAACTTGAAGTGTTGGTATAATAGTCAGGTAAACATTTTTGTACTCAAATAATGTTACTATGAAACTTCAACTCGGTTCTCTCTCACCCTCTTAAATTTCTTCAAGAAAATAGTGATGAACCAAAGTAACTTCCATCACTAAAGGGAACTTCAGGTGTTTCTCAAATCCCAAATCTTGATGCCCCCATTTGCTTCACTACTGCAATCTGCATGACAGCCTCACTTGTTGATATACTCATTCGAACAAAAACAGATCTAACCACATGTTTCCAAGTTCCAGATTTCGAGTATCTCCGTTAACCTGAAAGGTTTCTTGATTGTTTTCCCCCATCTAGATGCAGCTGAACTGAAAAACTGCTAATCCAAGTATTTCCCTCTTTGCTTTAGGGTGTCAACTGATTGAGACCGAACGGATGACATTAGTTGTGTAATGCCACAAACATAACAAAACCAAAGTTTTTCTTCCCCTGCAGCAACAACACATTGTAGAACCAATCAGAGATTTAATTGATTCCCCAATTAAAAAGTGTTTTTTAGGTGTTCATAAGTTATGATTGACGCCACCTGTAGTATGAGTCCGAAGAATTCATCTTGGAGTTCTGCACTAGAAATGTCGCTAATATTGAGTATAATGTCAGCACCAAGTCCAGAAACAATTCTTTAAATCAAAGTTCCATTACAGCATTTTCAGTCCAGCTTAACAAATACATTACAGTAGCTCAACCATATATACTCACCAGTGGAAGATAACTCTGTTGATTGAGATGATCTCCATTTACAACCCTTCACATCAATCCTCAGCAGTAACAAGTCAGGTCAACAGGATTTCCAAGTCGGTATAAGCTATGACCTTCTAAATCATCAAACCTACCATCACGAAAGTATTGGTTAAGTAAAATTGAGGCAGCAACTGCACTATGCAAAACAAATAATGAACCAAAGTTCATTCATAATTCACTAGATTTCATCACCACTTTCATTAACTTACAGATCTGGAGAAATAGATAGGTCTCAACTTTCAAGTTTCAATATCAAGCTTCGGGTTGCAGAGATGATCCAAGCTAATTTGAACTTTCGCTACAAATTTGCCAAGTGCATACGTAGAATCAAACACTAAACAGGCTTAAACAAGGTCAAAAATTGTGGAAAGTGTCCAAGAAAAAGAATTGCTTGCGAATGCAGCAACTATTAAATCATGACAGGAACTGAAAACTGAGTCTAATATTGCCACTGTCTGGGAAAAAGAATTTCTTACAAACTGAGTCTATATGTTGGATGACACTCCGCCATACCTGCCGTCTGCACAAATGTTAACTACTGATGAGTATCATAAAGATGGCTCAAATATAGAGTAAAATTTTATAGCTTTATCTAAGTTCACCTTGATGCTAATATAAGGACTTCAGAAGAGTAAATGACtgaataaatttaaaaatactagTTCTTGATTCCTAACACATTAATTCAATTGACTAGCTGGACTAAAAGCAACAAGTAGTATTGCGTACAGGCATTCAATTTAAAGCTACAAGTGGGGCAACGAAGCAATCAGAAAGAGTCTTTCTGCTCATTTATAAGACATAAGCTATAGATGTTTAAGTTTCAAAGAGGTCTTGTTTTGTAAATGTTTTCCAAATTTTATAACTGGAACATGCTGGTTTTCTTTAGTTTTCTCTTTCTTATGTTTTTAAAGTGATAAACTATAACACAGAAGggttattttttcaaaatagaatgATCTAATAATACAGAAATTTCCCTTATCGAAAGATATAATATTAACAATTCTTAAAAACTTCCAACTTATAACCATATCCAGGAATATATGGCTATCTAAACCCCTACAAATAAATGTGCTAATGAGTTCATCAAAGTAATACATGTAGCATTGAAATCAAGTTAACCGATATCCTAAACCAGTGTTCTTTGAATGAAAAATGACCTCTCTTTGCTTACACGTTTATAACTTTCGAGAGCCAATGACCAAATATTTCAGGACAGTACCTAAAACAGACTAATTTTATATAGCAAACTACTCATTCAAGAACTTACCATGTCCAATAGGACAGCTGATTGGGCTTCCAAAACCAAACTCAGCTTAGCAAAGCTTGGACCCAGCTCTTTCCCATCTGATATTCCGTAAATGTGCTGTAAAATTGTAGCATAATGACTTTCTAACTTTTTCAGCAACTTACAACATTAAAGCTTTCACACCAGGATTTATGTCTGCAACCAACTTAGAGTTGAATTCAATGAGAAAGTTGATAATCAACTCTCCCTATAGTATCAAGAAATCCATGAAACAACAGAAGAAACTTAACAAGGTTATTTAAGATATATCCTAGCAGCCCACAGCTCTTGATAGTTGACTTAAACTCTCAAGGTGTAGTTTGAACTGACAAAGAGAATGGAAGATATCTTATGTTCACTACATGAGAATAATCTAGCAAACATTCACGATAAACAAAAGCACTTCGTTTTAACAAACTAAACATGTTGCACCATCAATTTTCGTACATTTCCTTACCAGAATATCTGAAACACTACGATATCCCTTTACATTATGGTCCCAAAAAGTACACGTAGCCTATTAGTTAAATTCTTGATACTTACCAAAACATacgcccccccccccaaacccccacGCCAAACCCAAACCAAAAGGGAAAGCATAAACTGCAGAACTAAAATGAGAGGAGCAAAATCCTTTTCTCGGTCAGGAAAGCAATTCTATATTAACAATTAGGAGATAAATATACAGAAATGCAAAATGCAAAACAGAATAGTGAGTTGGTGAGGAGTGCCTACCAGTTAGCACTTCCAAAGAAAAACTGATGAGATGCGTGAACCAGGTAAAACTTTCACTGATATCATGCAAAAGCCAGCTCATGTTATGGACTGAGCTTAGCAAATTCCGTCTTATTTTGGCATCATGGTATCTGTTTCAGCCCTAAGGGTTTTGAAGATAACATCATCGGGCAAGATACCTTCGTCTATCATCTCACAAAACATATCATAAGCTAGATCCAATTGTCCACGTCTTTTGTATCCATAAATCATTATGTTATAAGTTTTGACATCAGGAGACACATTCTGTCTTCGCATTTCATCTAGCAACATTTCTGCCTTGTCCATTCGGCCTTCCTTGCAAAATCCATCAATCAGGCAAGTATAGGTAACAACAGAAGGCATATTCGCCGGCATTTCCTTAAACAATTCGAAAGCCTCACTCACATATCTCATTTTACATAAGCCGTCGATCATGGAGGTGTAAGCGACCTTATCAGGATCCGGTCTCATTTCCCTGAAAAGTTTATAGGCTTTTTCCACTTTGCTCCTCTTGCATAATCCTTTAATAAGAATTGTGCACGTGACAATGTCTGGAGTAACCCCATCTTTTTGCATTCTCCGATACAACATTAAAGCCTTATCCACTCTATTTACCTTGCAGCATCCATCAATGAGGCAATTATAAGTAACAACAGAAGGCATATGTGGCATTTTCTTGAACAATTTGAAGGCCTCATTCACATATCCATTTTTACAAAAGCCAGCTATCATGGAGGTATAAGAGATGGTATCAGGATTCAATCCCATCATAATCATATCCCTAAGAAGTTCATTGGCTTTTCCCACTTGTCCTGTCATGCATAATATGTTCACAAGAATTGTCCACGTGATGATGTCAGGACTAATCCTAAGTTTTTGCATTTTCTCATGCAACATATAAGCCTTTTTTAAATTGGACTGTTTCGCAAAACCATCAATAAGAGTGTTACAACTTGCAACATGCAATGCGTTCCTTTTAAGCATTATTGGAATTACTTCCAAAGCCTTTTCTGGTTTTCCATCTTTGCACAGCCTGTTAATGACTGCATTATAGAGATACCTATTTGATGTGATGCATTGGTTTACCATTCTATCAATCAGTTGCAAAGCTTCTGTCACACTCCCTTCAGTACAGTACCAATTGACAATGAAATTGCAGGTAATGGTATCAGGCAAGTTACCTTCTTGTACCATCATACTTAAATACTTCATTTTATTAGAGGAGTCCATCTGGCAGAAACCACGAATTAATCGCTTATAATGTGAATCATCCGAAGCCAAATTATTGTTGATCATCTCCACCAGTAGCTTATAGGCTGAAATGAGATTTCCTTGAGCACAAAATCCATTTATTAAGATACTGTAAGCAGTCTGATCATATTTGTATCCAGAATTCTCAAGCTCATAAAACATTTTAATAGCTATTTCCATCGCTCCAATTTTGCAGAATCCGTTAAGAAGTGAGCTATAAGTGACTACGGTAGGCTTTATGTTATTAGCTTTCATCACCTCAATTAACTTTATAGCTTTCTCGACGTTCTGGCTTTTGCAGAATCCATCAATCAGAATGCTGTAGCTATGGATATCTGGTATAATTCCAAAACTCTTCATTTCGCCAAAAATGCTTAAAGCTTTATTTACTTCACCTGTAGCACAAAATTTGCAAATAATAGCATTGTAGCAGCAACAATTCAGTGGCTTGTT
Coding sequences within:
- the LOC104235393 gene encoding pentatricopeptide repeat-containing protein At1g63330-like isoform X1; this translates as MGFGLLPKKSSFNQINELGLFERQIFYRKERSFCRKYIGASSVVLMEDSDSCSNGESESSMENEAVVVPLRKMYSCRGRKLSSVVARICKSLSWEVAKDIPFRKAMRKYGFSRSINAFNMIIHIFAYARMHMEVHALLKDIVFYFQKAGFDLYKIFHLSTLHTPYCATTSVFVSDVLIKVFSANKMLDCAIDVVTQARKFGLQPSIYSCNFLLKCLAEASMKEHLLNLFEEMKSFGPLPNVRTYTILINFYCKIYQGIEEAKKILEEMQKRQISPSAVTYSTYIAGLCRVGEADFALDFIRDLRDNNKPLNCCCYNAIICKFCATGEVNKALSIFGEMKSFGIIPDIHSYSILIDGFCKSQNVEKAIKLIEVMKANNIKPTVVTYSSLLNGFCKIGAMEIAIKMFYELENSGYKYDQTAYSILINGFCAQGNLISAYKLLVEMINNNLASDDSHYKRLIRGFCQMDSSNKMKYLSMMVQEGNLPDTITCNFIVNWYCTEGSVTEALQLIDRMVNQCITSNRYLYNAVINRLCKDGKPEKALEVIPIMLKRNALHVASCNTLIDGFAKQSNLKKAYMLHEKMQKLRISPDIITWTILVNILCMTGQVGKANELLRDMIMMGLNPDTISYTSMIAGFCKNGYVNEAFKLFKKMPHMPSVVTYNCLIDGCCKVNRVDKALMLYRRMQKDGVTPDIVTCTILIKGLCKRSKVEKAYKLFREMRPDPDKVAYTSMIDGLCKMRYVSEAFELFKEMPANMPSVVTYTCLIDGFCKEGRMDKAEMLLDEMRRQNVSPDVKTYNIMIYGYKRRGQLDLAYDMFCEMIDEGILPDDVIFKTLRAETDTMMPK
- the LOC104235393 gene encoding pentatricopeptide repeat-containing protein At1g63330-like isoform X2, producing the protein MKEHLLNLFEEMKSFGPLPNVRTYTILINFYCKIYQGIEEAKKILEEMQKRQISPSAVTYSTYIAGLCRVGEADFALDFIRDLRDNNKPLNCCCYNAIICKFCATGEVNKALSIFGEMKSFGIIPDIHSYSILIDGFCKSQNVEKAIKLIEVMKANNIKPTVVTYSSLLNGFCKIGAMEIAIKMFYELENSGYKYDQTAYSILINGFCAQGNLISAYKLLVEMINNNLASDDSHYKRLIRGFCQMDSSNKMKYLSMMVQEGNLPDTITCNFIVNWYCTEGSVTEALQLIDRMVNQCITSNRYLYNAVINRLCKDGKPEKALEVIPIMLKRNALHVASCNTLIDGFAKQSNLKKAYMLHEKMQKLRISPDIITWTILVNILCMTGQVGKANELLRDMIMMGLNPDTISYTSMIAGFCKNGYVNEAFKLFKKMPHMPSVVTYNCLIDGCCKVNRVDKALMLYRRMQKDGVTPDIVTCTILIKGLCKRSKVEKAYKLFREMRPDPDKVAYTSMIDGLCKMRYVSEAFELFKEMPANMPSVVTYTCLIDGFCKEGRMDKAEMLLDEMRRQNVSPDVKTYNIMIYGYKRRGQLDLAYDMFCEMIDEGILPDDVIFKTLRAETDTMMPK